One window from the genome of Synechococcus sp. PROS-7-1 encodes:
- a CDS encoding GuaB3 family IMP dehydrogenase-related protein: MDIQLGRSKVVRRAYGIDEIALVPGGRTVDPEITDTRWTLGGIEREIPIIASAMDGVVDVDMAVQLSKLGALGVLNLEGVQTRYDDPNDALDRIASVGKDAFVPLMQELYSAPVQEHLIRKRIQDIKAHGGIAAVSGTPVAAMRFGKAIAEAGADLFFVQATVVSTEHIGPEGRESLNLEALCRDMGVPVVIGNCVTYDVALQLMRAGAAGVMVGIGPGAACTSRGVLGVGIPQATAVADCAAARNDYERESGRYVPIVADGGIVTGGDICKCIACGADAVMIGSPIARAEEAPGRGFHWGMATPSPVLPRGTRINVGSTGSLERILRGPAKLDDGTHNLLGALKTSMGTLGARTIKEMQSVEVVVAPSLLTEGKVYQKAQQLGMGK, from the coding sequence GTGGACATTCAGCTCGGACGCTCCAAGGTTGTACGCCGGGCCTATGGCATTGATGAGATCGCCCTGGTTCCGGGCGGTCGAACCGTGGATCCCGAGATCACCGACACCCGCTGGACGCTCGGTGGCATCGAACGGGAGATCCCGATCATCGCCAGCGCCATGGATGGCGTGGTGGATGTCGACATGGCCGTGCAGCTCTCCAAGCTGGGTGCCCTTGGTGTTCTCAACCTCGAGGGCGTCCAAACCCGTTACGACGATCCCAACGATGCCCTCGATCGCATTGCGTCCGTAGGGAAAGACGCTTTCGTCCCGCTCATGCAGGAGCTCTACAGCGCGCCCGTGCAGGAGCACCTCATCCGCAAACGCATCCAGGACATCAAGGCCCACGGCGGCATCGCCGCCGTGAGCGGCACCCCCGTTGCCGCCATGCGCTTCGGCAAAGCCATTGCCGAGGCAGGTGCCGATCTGTTCTTCGTTCAGGCCACGGTGGTCTCAACAGAGCACATCGGCCCGGAAGGGCGCGAAAGCCTGAATCTGGAAGCTCTCTGCCGGGATATGGGTGTACCGGTTGTGATCGGCAACTGCGTCACCTACGACGTGGCGCTTCAGCTGATGCGCGCTGGAGCTGCAGGCGTGATGGTGGGGATCGGCCCTGGCGCGGCCTGCACATCGCGGGGGGTTCTCGGTGTCGGCATCCCCCAGGCCACCGCTGTTGCCGACTGCGCCGCCGCACGCAACGACTACGAACGGGAGAGCGGTCGCTACGTGCCGATCGTTGCTGACGGGGGCATCGTCACTGGCGGAGACATCTGCAAGTGCATCGCCTGCGGCGCCGATGCCGTGATGATCGGCTCGCCCATCGCCCGGGCGGAGGAAGCCCCAGGACGTGGGTTCCACTGGGGCATGGCCACACCGAGCCCGGTGCTGCCTCGAGGAACTCGGATCAACGTGGGGAGCACAGGGAGTCTGGAGAGAATCCTGCGGGGCCCAGCCAAGCTGGACGACGGAACTCACAACCTGCTCGGCGCCCTGAAAACCTCCATGGGGACCCTCGGAGCCCGCACCATCAAGGAGATGCAATCGGTTGAAGTGGTTGTGGCCCCTTCCCTGCTCACCGAAGGCAAGGTGTACCAGAAAGCCCAGCAACTGGGCATGGGCAAATAG
- the trxA gene encoding thioredoxin yields MSSAAAVTDASFEQDVLQSDVPVLVDFWAPWCGPCRMVAPIVDEISKEFEGKIKVFKLNTDENPNVASQFGIRSIPTLMVFKGGQKVDTVVGAVPKATLSGTIAKYL; encoded by the coding sequence ATGTCCAGCGCTGCCGCTGTTACCGACGCTTCATTCGAACAGGACGTCCTTCAAAGTGACGTCCCCGTGCTGGTTGATTTCTGGGCTCCCTGGTGCGGCCCTTGCCGGATGGTGGCGCCCATCGTTGATGAGATCTCCAAGGAATTCGAGGGCAAGATCAAGGTGTTCAAACTGAACACCGATGAAAATCCCAACGTTGCCAGTCAGTTCGGGATCCGCAGCATCCCGACCCTGATGGTGTTCAAGGGTGGCCAGAAGGTTGACACGGTTGTGGGTGCGGTACCCAAGGCAACCCTGTCTGGCACGATTGCCAAATATCTCTGA
- the hisH gene encoding imidazole glycerol phosphate synthase subunit HisH, whose product MASTTVGLIDYGMGNLHSVNMCFGRLGQTLTPVRAPDDLEHCDALILPGVGSFDPAMEQLRSTGLIPHLRDWGQRDRPLLGICLGLQLLFERSDEGESQGLGLFKGSVCRLPSDQGERIPHMGWGQLERRHPSPLLPAEDDTPWVYFVHSFAAHPDHERDRAADVGFGSGVATAMVWHGRVGACQFHPEKSGRAGAVLLQRWLGWLEAGAPLAA is encoded by the coding sequence CTGGCTTCAACAACAGTCGGCCTGATCGATTACGGAATGGGAAACCTCCATTCCGTCAACATGTGTTTCGGGCGGCTCGGCCAAACACTCACCCCTGTTCGAGCCCCAGACGACCTTGAGCACTGTGATGCGCTCATCCTTCCAGGGGTCGGATCCTTCGATCCGGCCATGGAGCAATTGCGCAGCACAGGCTTAATTCCCCACCTCAGGGACTGGGGCCAAAGGGATCGCCCGCTCCTGGGCATCTGCCTCGGCTTGCAACTTCTGTTCGAACGCAGCGATGAGGGTGAGTCCCAAGGCTTGGGGCTGTTCAAAGGCAGCGTCTGCCGCCTGCCAAGCGATCAGGGAGAACGCATCCCTCACATGGGCTGGGGCCAATTAGAGCGACGCCATCCCAGTCCTCTCCTTCCCGCCGAAGACGACACCCCCTGGGTGTACTTCGTGCATTCCTTCGCAGCCCATCCCGATCACGAACGGGATCGTGCTGCCGATGTGGGTTTCGGCAGCGGCGTCGCCACGGCCATGGTCTGGCACGGACGGGTCGGCGCCTGTCAGTTTCACCCTGAAAAGTCTGGGCGGGCCGGCGCTGTGCTGCTGCAACGCTGGCTGGGGTGGCTTGAGGCAGGGGCACCCTTGGCCGCGTGA
- the petG gene encoding cytochrome b6-f complex subunit V yields MIEPLLCGIVLGLIPVTLLGLFVAAWNQYRRGSALGG; encoded by the coding sequence ATGATCGAACCCCTTCTCTGCGGCATTGTTTTGGGGCTGATCCCGGTCACCCTTCTGGGTCTGTTTGTGGCTGCTTGGAACCAGTACCGCCGCGGCAGTGCTCTCGGGGGCTGA
- a CDS encoding cytochrome c — protein MASVTAPSSTAAPADRKRGLVSALVAVAGATALVMLVWMFGVNRLDPYSKATLSLSGDVVHGGQLFRINCAGCHGIAGQGLVGPSLQGVAAKRSNRSIIHQIVSGETPPMPRFEIEPQGMADLLSYLKTVT, from the coding sequence ATGGCCTCTGTGACGGCTCCGTCATCAACTGCTGCACCTGCTGACCGCAAACGCGGGCTGGTTTCAGCACTCGTTGCCGTTGCAGGGGCCACCGCTTTGGTGATGCTGGTGTGGATGTTCGGCGTGAATCGTCTCGACCCCTACAGCAAGGCGACCCTGTCGCTGAGTGGTGATGTGGTTCACGGAGGTCAACTGTTTCGCATCAACTGCGCTGGCTGTCATGGCATCGCCGGCCAGGGTCTTGTGGGACCGAGCCTTCAAGGGGTCGCGGCAAAGCGATCCAATCGATCGATCATTCATCAGATCGTGAGCGGAGAGACGCCACCGATGCCTCGCTTCGAGATCGAACCCCAGGGCATGGCCGATCTGCTCAGCTACCTCAAGACCGTTACTTAA
- a CDS encoding RNA methyltransferase, which produces MGLAVVLVEPAGPLNVGSVARLCANFGIDDLRLVAPRCDPADAQALRMAVHGQTVLQRASTFTTLLEALSDCQRVVASCGRIDHGDIPLQTPDQALPWVEEGLRGGAQVALVFGREDRGLSNEELLLSHRAVRLHTGDHYPSLNLSHAVAIVLHDLQRSRHLPAANDPQPPQPSEAAAPPQLDACLQDAEALLLEAGFLLPHTARARMAKIKGLLRRASVQAQELAMLRGMVRQLRWAIRCHRP; this is translated from the coding sequence TTGGGTCTTGCCGTTGTCTTGGTTGAGCCAGCAGGCCCTCTCAATGTGGGCAGCGTGGCCAGGTTGTGCGCCAATTTCGGCATCGACGATCTACGGCTCGTCGCCCCGCGCTGCGACCCCGCCGATGCACAAGCCCTGCGCATGGCCGTGCATGGTCAAACGGTGCTGCAACGGGCCAGCACCTTCACGACGCTCCTTGAGGCCCTTAGCGACTGCCAGCGTGTGGTGGCCAGCTGCGGGCGCATTGACCATGGAGACATCCCTCTGCAGACACCCGATCAGGCGTTGCCCTGGGTTGAGGAAGGCTTGAGGGGCGGCGCTCAGGTGGCCCTGGTCTTCGGTCGTGAAGATCGAGGTCTAAGCAATGAAGAGTTGCTGCTCAGCCATCGCGCGGTGCGGCTGCATACGGGCGATCACTACCCGTCGCTCAATTTGTCCCATGCCGTGGCGATCGTGCTGCACGACCTTCAACGCAGCAGGCATCTCCCTGCAGCGAACGACCCGCAGCCGCCGCAGCCATCAGAAGCAGCCGCACCACCCCAGCTGGATGCCTGCCTGCAGGACGCTGAAGCGCTGCTGCTGGAGGCGGGATTTCTGCTGCCCCATACCGCCAGAGCGCGCATGGCGAAGATCAAGGGCCTGCTGCGGCGAGCCAGTGTTCAGGCGCAGGAGCTCGCCATGCTGCGCGGCATGGTGCGTCAACTGCGCTGGGCGATCCGTTGCCACCGCCCGTAA
- a CDS encoding serine hydrolase: MSSSRSSRQSSGWGRPLRLLLRLILMGVGLGVITGSLLKLAGPAVQRGDLSLPPWLTLPGSPRTADTGAAAQTPLPQQAKRTQSLGRFQTKNELKALSDRWTQLAAGQPDLTVSAFMLVLDDGRYAQLAPDTALPAASAIKTPILVVTLEELDAGQLSWNEPLTLTKPVVGGGAGWMATKPLGTRFPTHEVATEMIRVSDNTATNLLIERLGGKDALNARFNALGLSATAVNNWLPDLKGTNTTSARDLARSIALVDTGEALSIRSRDLFREVMGTSVTNTLLPKGLLRGLGGQQGAPDDSLMIKGYRVLNKTGDIGIAYADAGLIELPDGSRAVAAFLVKGPFNDPRSTELIRKLAAAMAPVLKPKPAVARNTAAAASINP; the protein is encoded by the coding sequence TTGTCCTCCAGTCGATCCAGTCGCCAGTCCTCGGGCTGGGGACGCCCGCTGCGGTTGCTGCTCAGACTCATCCTGATGGGCGTCGGGCTCGGCGTGATCACAGGCTCTCTGCTCAAACTGGCGGGCCCAGCGGTTCAGAGGGGAGACCTCTCCCTGCCGCCGTGGCTGACCTTGCCCGGTTCCCCACGCACGGCTGACACGGGAGCCGCAGCGCAAACCCCACTGCCTCAGCAAGCCAAGCGCACCCAATCGCTCGGCCGTTTTCAAACCAAAAATGAGCTCAAGGCCCTGAGTGATCGCTGGACGCAACTGGCCGCAGGCCAGCCTGATCTCACAGTGAGCGCCTTCATGCTGGTGCTCGATGACGGCCGCTATGCCCAGCTGGCACCCGACACGGCCCTCCCAGCAGCGAGCGCGATCAAGACTCCGATCTTGGTCGTGACCCTTGAAGAACTCGACGCAGGACAGCTCAGCTGGAATGAACCGCTCACACTCACCAAACCCGTGGTGGGCGGCGGTGCGGGATGGATGGCGACCAAGCCCCTGGGGACCCGCTTCCCGACCCATGAGGTGGCCACGGAAATGATCCGGGTGAGCGACAACACCGCCACCAACCTGCTGATTGAACGGCTCGGGGGGAAGGACGCCCTCAATGCCCGCTTCAACGCCCTTGGCTTGAGCGCCACCGCAGTGAACAACTGGTTGCCCGACCTCAAGGGAACGAACACAACCAGCGCAAGGGATCTGGCCCGCTCCATCGCCCTGGTCGACACTGGCGAAGCCCTGTCGATCCGCAGCCGCGATCTCTTTCGCGAAGTGATGGGCACTTCGGTAACCAACACGCTGCTGCCCAAAGGCCTGCTGCGAGGACTTGGCGGTCAACAGGGTGCACCTGACGACAGCCTGATGATCAAGGGATACCGGGTGCTGAACAAGACCGGTGATATCGGAATCGCCTACGCCGACGCTGGGCTGATTGAACTTCCTGATGGCAGCAGAGCCGTGGCCGCTTTTCTGGTGAAAGGCCCCTTCAATGATCCCCGTTCCACAGAACTGATCCGAAAACTGGCTGCCG